One window of the Staphylococcus equorum genome contains the following:
- a CDS encoding alpha/beta hydrolase codes for MSQKEFKITVEDGTMLEVKLDKAKHETIGVVHLLHGMAEHMGRYDELVESFNQQGYDVLRHNHRGHGKEIKEKERGHIDDISQVADDTYEIAQTMCTHYTNIPYIMIGHSMGSIIARIFAQKYPDAAQGLILSGTAQYPKYLGLPIAVLMKIITLILGKRRRLKWVNRLMYKSFNKDIKNQKTSSDWLSSDAREVAKFIKDPNTGFLVSNQLIYQIIKHALGTSRVKNIEKMNTELPVLLISGKDDPLGGKGKGIRKLGKLYKRCGVKHVTVHLYKNKRHEVLFDTDSDITWNNMYEWIEKQILKKINNNSK; via the coding sequence ATGAGTCAAAAGGAATTTAAGATTACTGTTGAAGATGGCACAATGTTAGAAGTGAAATTAGATAAAGCCAAGCATGAAACAATTGGTGTTGTACATTTGCTTCATGGTATGGCAGAACATATGGGAAGATATGATGAACTTGTTGAATCGTTTAATCAACAAGGATATGATGTATTACGCCATAACCATAGAGGTCATGGGAAAGAAATAAAGGAAAAAGAACGTGGACATATAGATGATATATCGCAAGTTGCGGATGATACATATGAAATTGCGCAGACAATGTGTACACACTACACGAACATCCCATACATTATGATAGGTCATTCTATGGGTTCTATTATAGCCCGTATATTTGCTCAAAAATATCCTGATGCAGCGCAAGGTTTAATTCTTAGTGGCACAGCCCAATATCCAAAGTATTTAGGTCTACCTATTGCTGTGTTAATGAAAATCATTACTTTAATATTAGGAAAACGACGTCGATTGAAGTGGGTTAATCGATTAATGTATAAATCATTTAATAAAGATATTAAAAATCAAAAAACTTCAAGCGATTGGTTATCTAGCGATGCTCGAGAAGTTGCTAAATTTATCAAAGATCCAAATACTGGTTTTTTAGTTTCCAATCAACTCATATACCAAATAATAAAACACGCGTTAGGCACAAGCCGTGTAAAAAACATCGAAAAAATGAACACAGAACTTCCTGTATTGCTCATATCGGGAAAAGATGATCCGTTAGGTGGCAAAGGTAAAGGTATTAGAAAACTAGGGAAATTATATAAACGCTGCGGCGTGAAACATGTAACCGTCCATTTATACAAAAATAAACGCCATGAAGTTTTATTCGATACGGATTCTGATATTACATGGAATAACATGTATGAATGGATTGAAAAGCAAATTTTAAAAAAGATAAATAACAATAGTAAATAA